The Hymenobacter sp. GOD-10R genome includes a window with the following:
- a CDS encoding PKD domain-containing protein: MAAAEPVASRSISSNDNPTAHPQAHLASPSVRYTTAASTKRKAALVDLRTPENPASTVSGLDYKYYEGFWKAIPNFTTLTPLKTGAIMQPALTPAQRDYGYAMQFTGYVTVPTDGQYTFYVNSDDGSLLYIGNTLVVNNDGTHGDQELNGTIGLQAGTHAITVAYLQDAGGQNLQVSYAGPGLNKQLIPASAYKRASTSTSNKAPVANAGAAQTITLPTSTVTLNGSGTDSDGTVTGYLWSQVSGPSTGTFSNKTVAAPSVSGLQAGTYVFSLVVTDNLGALSTESQVTVTVNAASGLRTPENPTNTVAGLDYKYYEGFWDNLPAFNTLTPLKTGTVTAPSLAAQQRDYAFAFQFTGYVTVPTDGQYTFYSNSDDGSRIYMGSTLLLDNDGSHGDREIASTIGLKAGTHAITIAYLQGYGGQNLQVSYAGPSFAKTLIPASAYKRATTATNQAPVANAGANQSITLPTSSATLSGSGTDADGTVASYAWTQVSGPNTATFTNKTVAQPVVSGLTAGTYVFSLIVTDNLGLASAAAQTSVTVSSAANQAPVANAGASKTITLPTSSTTLSGSGTDADGTIASYAWTQVSGPNTATFSSKTIAAPTVSGLAAGSYVFSLIVTDNLGLASAASQTTVTVNTVANQAPVANAGASQTITLPTSSVTLTGSGTDADGTVASYAWTQVSGPNTATFTNKTVAQPVVSGLAAGTYVFSLIVTDNLGLASAAAQTTVTVNAASNLRAPENPANAVAGLDYKYYEGYWNALPTFSTLTPTRTGTVTTPTLTAALRDNGYAFQYTGYVTVPTDGQYTFYTSSDDGSKLYIGSTQVVNNDGLHGDVEQAGTIGLQAGTHAITIAFFENDGGQSLQVSYAGPSLAKQAIPAAAYKRVATTSNQAPVANAGANQTLTLPTNTATLNGTASTDVDGTISSYSWAQVSGPSNASFSSTTAASATVSNLVAGTYVFSLVVADNQGALSNPAQVSITVNQNGALRTPENPANTVAGLDYKYYEGFWDAVPNYSTLTPLKTGTTTAFELTAQQRDYAFSFQFTGYVTVPTDGQYTFYSNSDDGSLLYIGSTLLVNNDGSHDSREVSGTIGLKAGTHAFTVSYLQGYGSQNLQVSYAGPNFAKTIIPTSALKRTTTATNQAPVANAGANQSITLPTSSVTLAGSGTDADGTVASYAWNQVSGPNTATFSSKTIAAPTVSGLAAGTYVFSLIVTDNLGLASAAAQVSITVNAAANQAPVANAGANKSITLPTSSVTLSGSGTDADGTIATYAWNQVSGPNTATFSNKTVAQPVVSGLAAGTYVFSLIVTDNLGLASAAAQTSVTVSSAANQAPVANAGASKTITLPTSSTTLSGSGTDADGTIATYAWTQVSGPNTATFSNKTVAQPVVSGLAAGSYVFSLIVTDNLGVASAASQTTVTVNAAANQAPVANAGANQSITLPTSSVTLSGSGTDADGTIATYAWNQVSGPNTATFTNKTVAQPVVSGLAAGTYVFSLVVTDNLGLASAAAQTTVTVNPSACQLASPTVNTPVTYCQGSTASPLSASVTLTSGATLKIYTVATGGTSLAADFQPSTAALGNTTYYVAQASGTCESGRTALVVTVTAVPGTPNIATTVTLCVGTQSTALTTSVTAPGSTQSGTPTPASALRVYTAATGGTALAANFQPSTAAVGTTTYYVSQVAGTCESARVAVTVNVVSSVPAPVVIPPAGVDASNIAAWGDSFTDAQYGYYPQTLSQLSGYSVANLGIGGQTSVQIKDRMLADPAKHTWPTIIWAGRNDSDQGEQVKASIAAMVAALPHKEYIVVSVYNGSGESPGTYGYEHVMSLNADLASIYGSHFMNIRPYTVSMYNPSDPIDVADYNNDTPPTSLRSDFLHPNKPGCSIIANYIYAHINQLLSVNYCQGATSSSLSTNVRMLNGATLKVYTAATGGTALATDFRPSTTTIGSTTYYVSQTLNGCESARTAVTVNVNNCSSTATASTSSARTSSTSTSTSTSSMTSLSAFDVYPNPFSQQATVDFTFTQTQSYSLELYDSFGRKVQQIATGEAQAATSYSHHIDGTNLNEGIYVVRLVAGKFSKTFTLTLSK; encoded by the coding sequence ATGGCAGCAGCTGAGCCGGTAGCAAGCCGGTCTATCTCTAGTAATGATAATCCTACGGCTCATCCGCAAGCACATCTAGCTTCCCCATCCGTTCGCTATACCACTGCTGCATCAACAAAGCGCAAAGCTGCTTTAGTGGATCTGCGCACGCCAGAAAACCCAGCCAGCACCGTTTCGGGTCTGGACTACAAGTATTATGAGGGTTTCTGGAAGGCGATTCCCAACTTCACTACTCTCACGCCGCTCAAAACGGGCGCTATCATGCAGCCGGCCCTAACGCCGGCGCAGCGCGACTACGGCTACGCCATGCAGTTCACGGGCTACGTGACCGTACCCACTGATGGCCAGTACACCTTCTACGTCAACTCCGACGACGGCTCGCTTCTCTACATCGGCAATACGCTGGTGGTCAACAACGATGGCACCCACGGCGACCAGGAGCTCAACGGCACCATCGGGCTGCAAGCCGGTACCCACGCCATTACCGTGGCTTACTTGCAGGATGCTGGCGGCCAGAACTTGCAAGTGAGCTATGCCGGCCCAGGCCTGAACAAGCAGCTCATACCGGCTTCCGCCTACAAGCGGGCCTCGACATCTACGTCGAACAAGGCACCGGTAGCTAATGCGGGCGCTGCTCAAACCATCACGCTGCCAACCAGCACCGTTACCCTCAATGGCAGTGGCACGGACAGCGACGGCACAGTGACAGGCTACCTCTGGAGCCAAGTAAGCGGCCCGAGCACCGGCACGTTCAGCAACAAAACGGTAGCCGCTCCTAGCGTGAGCGGGCTGCAGGCGGGCACGTATGTCTTCAGCTTGGTAGTGACCGATAACCTAGGTGCCCTCAGCACCGAGTCGCAGGTGACCGTAACCGTGAATGCTGCTTCGGGTCTGCGCACACCAGAGAACCCAACCAACACGGTAGCAGGCCTCGACTATAAGTACTACGAAGGTTTCTGGGATAATTTGCCAGCCTTCAATACCCTGACGCCCCTTAAGACAGGTACCGTTACGGCTCCGTCGTTGGCGGCTCAGCAGCGTGACTACGCGTTTGCGTTCCAATTCACGGGCTACGTGACTGTACCAACTGATGGTCAGTATACCTTCTACTCCAACTCCGACGACGGTTCCCGTATTTATATGGGTTCCACCTTGCTCTTAGATAACGACGGCTCGCACGGCGACCGGGAAATTGCTAGCACCATCGGCCTGAAAGCTGGTACACACGCTATTACCATTGCCTACTTACAAGGCTATGGTGGCCAGAATCTGCAAGTGAGCTACGCTGGTCCGAGCTTCGCGAAGACCCTTATTCCAGCCTCGGCTTACAAGCGCGCCACTACGGCTACAAACCAAGCGCCGGTGGCCAACGCTGGCGCCAACCAGAGCATCACCCTACCGACTAGCTCAGCAACGCTCAGCGGCAGCGGCACCGACGCCGATGGCACGGTGGCTAGCTACGCTTGGACGCAAGTAAGCGGCCCTAATACTGCTACCTTCACTAATAAGACAGTGGCTCAGCCGGTAGTGAGTGGCCTAACGGCCGGCACCTACGTGTTCAGCCTCATTGTCACCGACAACCTAGGCCTAGCCAGCGCTGCTGCTCAGACCAGTGTGACAGTTAGTTCAGCTGCCAACCAAGCACCAGTAGCGAATGCTGGCGCCAGCAAGACCATTACGCTGCCCACCAGCAGCACCACCTTGAGCGGTAGCGGCACCGACGCCGATGGCACCATTGCTAGCTATGCTTGGACCCAGGTGAGTGGTCCTAACACCGCAACGTTCTCTAGCAAAACCATTGCTGCACCGACCGTGAGTGGCCTAGCAGCTGGCTCTTACGTGTTCAGCTTGATCGTGACGGATAACCTCGGCCTAGCCAGTGCTGCCTCGCAAACAACAGTAACGGTTAACACTGTCGCTAACCAGGCTCCTGTGGCTAATGCTGGTGCTAGCCAGACCATCACTCTTCCAACGAGTTCGGTGACACTAACTGGCAGCGGCACGGATGCCGATGGCACGGTGGCTAGCTACGCTTGGACGCAAGTAAGCGGCCCCAACACGGCGACCTTCACTAATAAGACTGTCGCTCAGCCCGTAGTGAGCGGCCTAGCGGCCGGCACGTATGTGTTCAGCCTCATCGTGACGGATAACCTAGGTTTAGCCAGCGCTGCTGCTCAGACCACCGTGACGGTGAATGCCGCTAGCAACCTGCGTGCGCCAGAGAACCCGGCCAACGCAGTAGCCGGCTTGGATTACAAGTACTACGAAGGCTATTGGAATGCGCTGCCGACTTTCAGCACGCTCACTCCTACTCGCACTGGCACCGTAACGACCCCAACCCTGACGGCTGCTTTGCGTGACAATGGCTATGCCTTCCAATACACAGGCTACGTAACGGTACCCACCGACGGCCAGTACACCTTCTACACCAGCTCCGATGACGGCTCCAAGCTCTATATCGGCTCGACACAAGTGGTGAACAACGATGGTCTGCACGGAGATGTGGAACAAGCGGGTACAATCGGCTTGCAAGCTGGTACGCACGCCATCACCATCGCCTTCTTCGAAAACGACGGTGGCCAGAGTCTGCAAGTAAGCTATGCCGGACCTAGCCTCGCAAAGCAAGCTATTCCGGCTGCTGCCTATAAGCGCGTAGCCACCACTTCCAATCAAGCACCAGTTGCTAACGCAGGTGCTAACCAAACCCTGACCCTCCCCACGAACACGGCTACCTTGAATGGCACGGCTTCTACGGACGTGGATGGTACTATCAGCTCGTATAGCTGGGCGCAGGTGAGCGGACCTAGCAATGCAAGCTTTAGCAGCACCACCGCCGCTTCCGCAACTGTAAGCAATCTGGTTGCTGGCACGTATGTGTTCAGCTTGGTAGTTGCCGATAACCAAGGAGCTCTCAGCAACCCAGCGCAGGTTAGCATTACTGTAAACCAAAACGGAGCCCTGCGCACGCCGGAGAACCCCGCGAACACAGTGGCGGGGTTAGACTACAAGTACTACGAAGGCTTCTGGGATGCGGTGCCAAACTACAGCACGCTCACGCCGCTGAAAACGGGTACCACCACCGCCTTCGAGCTGACGGCGCAGCAGCGGGACTACGCCTTCTCCTTCCAGTTCACGGGCTACGTGACCGTGCCCACCGATGGGCAGTACACCTTCTACTCTAACTCCGACGATGGCTCCTTGCTCTACATCGGCTCGACGCTGCTCGTCAACAACGACGGCTCGCACGACAGCCGCGAGGTAAGCGGCACCATCGGCCTGAAAGCCGGTACCCACGCCTTCACTGTCTCCTACCTACAAGGCTACGGCAGCCAGAATCTGCAAGTGAGCTACGCTGGTCCGAACTTCGCGAAGACCATAATCCCTACGTCGGCTCTCAAGCGCACCACAACAGCTACGAACCAAGCGCCAGTCGCCAATGCTGGCGCCAACCAAAGCATCACCCTGCCCACGAGCAGTGTTACACTCGCCGGCAGCGGCACGGATGCTGATGGCACGGTGGCTAGCTATGCTTGGAATCAGGTGAGCGGCCCTAACACCGCAACGTTCTCCAGCAAAACCATTGCCGCACCGACTGTGAGCGGCCTAGCAGCGGGCACCTACGTGTTTAGCCTCATCGTCACGGATAACCTAGGCTTAGCTAGCGCTGCCGCGCAGGTAAGCATCACGGTGAACGCAGCAGCCAACCAAGCGCCAGTAGCTAATGCCGGCGCCAACAAGAGCATCACCCTCCCTACGAGCAGTGTTACGCTCAGCGGCAGCGGCACGGATGCTGATGGCACCATTGCCACATACGCCTGGAACCAGGTGAGCGGCCCCAACACGGCGACCTTCTCCAACAAGACTGTCGCCCAGCCGGTAGTGAGTGGCTTGGCAGCGGGCACCTACGTGTTCAGCCTCATTGTCACCGACAACCTAGGTCTAGCCAGCGCTGCTGCTCAGACCAGCGTGACAGTTAGTTCAGCTGCCAACCAAGCACCAGTAGCGAATGCTGGCGCCAGCAAGACCATTACGCTGCCCACTAGCTCTACCACCTTGAGCGGCAGCGGCACCGATGCCGATGGCACCATTGCTACCTATGCTTGGACCCAGGTGAGCGGACCCAACACGGCTACGTTCTCTAATAAAACGGTAGCTCAGCCCGTGGTGAGCGGCCTAGCAGCTGGCTCTTACGTGTTCAGCCTCATCGTGACCGACAACCTCGGAGTGGCTAGTGCTGCCTCGCAAACGACAGTAACAGTGAATGCCGCCGCCAATCAGGCTCCTGTAGCTAATGCCGGCGCTAATCAAAGCATCACACTACCTACGAGCAGCGTTACGCTGAGCGGCAGCGGTACCGACGCTGATGGCACCATTGCCACATACGCCTGGAACCAAGTGAGCGGTCCTAACACGGCTACCTTCACTAATAAGACTGTCGCTCAACCTGTGGTGAGTGGCTTGGCAGCTGGTACGTACGTGTTCAGCTTAGTGGTGACTGATAACCTAGGTTTGGCTAGCGCCGCTGCCCAAACGACAGTAACGGTGAATCCAAGTGCTTGTCAGTTGGCCAGCCCTACGGTAAACACTCCGGTGACGTATTGCCAAGGCTCTACTGCTAGCCCACTGAGCGCTAGTGTAACGCTGACATCTGGCGCCACGCTGAAAATCTACACGGTTGCTACGGGCGGAACATCGTTGGCAGCTGACTTCCAGCCGTCGACTGCAGCCCTCGGTAACACTACTTACTATGTAGCACAGGCATCGGGTACGTGCGAAAGCGGCCGCACAGCATTGGTTGTTACCGTTACTGCTGTACCAGGTACGCCTAACATTGCTACTACTGTTACGCTTTGCGTAGGAACCCAATCGACTGCTCTCACCACCTCGGTAACGGCCCCAGGTAGCACGCAAAGCGGCACTCCTACTCCCGCTAGCGCACTGCGCGTTTACACCGCAGCTACGGGTGGCACGGCATTGGCCGCTAACTTCCAGCCTTCTACCGCAGCAGTAGGCACGACCACCTACTATGTATCGCAAGTAGCAGGCACCTGCGAAAGCGCTCGTGTAGCAGTTACGGTGAACGTAGTAAGCAGCGTACCGGCACCGGTTGTTATTCCGCCAGCTGGGGTTGATGCTTCTAACATTGCCGCTTGGGGTGACTCGTTCACCGATGCGCAATACGGCTACTACCCACAGACGCTTTCGCAGCTCAGCGGCTATAGCGTGGCAAACCTAGGTATCGGCGGTCAAACGTCGGTGCAGATCAAGGACCGCATGCTCGCCGATCCAGCGAAGCACACCTGGCCGACGATCATCTGGGCTGGCCGTAATGACTCCGACCAGGGCGAACAAGTGAAGGCTAGCATTGCCGCTATGGTGGCTGCTCTTCCACACAAAGAATACATCGTGGTGTCCGTCTACAATGGTTCGGGCGAGAGCCCTGGCACCTACGGCTACGAGCACGTGATGTCCTTGAACGCAGACCTAGCTTCTATCTACGGTAGCCACTTCATGAACATCCGCCCCTACACCGTGTCGATGTACAACCCATCGGACCCAATAGACGTGGCTGACTACAACAACGATACGCCGCCGACCTCGCTCCGCTCGGACTTCCTGCACCCTAACAAGCCAGGTTGCTCGATCATTGCGAACTACATCTACGCGCACATCAACCAGTTGCTGAGCGTGAACTACTGCCAAGGCGCTACCTCTAGCTCACTGAGCACCAACGTACGCATGCTGAACGGGGCTACCTTGAAAGTATACACTGCTGCGACGGGTGGCACGGCACTAGCCACTGACTTCCGCCCATCTACGACGACCATCGGCAGCACTACGTACTATGTGTCGCAGACGCTCAACGGTTGCGAAAGTGCTCGTACGGCCGTTACGGTGAACGTGAACAACTGCTCTAGCACCGCTACCGCTAGCACCAGCAGCGCCCGGACCAGCAGCACGAGCACCAGCACTAGCACGAGCAGCATGACTTCGCTAAGCGCTTTCGATGTGTATCCGAACCCCTTCTCGCAGCAGGCTACGGTTGACTTCACCTTCACTCAAACGCAGTCGTACTCGCTAGAGCTGTATGACTCGTTCGGCCGCAAGGTGCAGCAGATTGCTACGGGCGAAGCACAAGCTGCTACGTCTTACTCGCACCACATCGACGGTACGAACCTCAACGAAGGCATCTACGTGGTGCGCCTCGTAGCAGGTAAATTCAGCAAGACGTTCACGCTGACGCTGAGTAAGTAA